The following proteins come from a genomic window of Alicyclobacillus dauci:
- a CDS encoding alpha/beta hydrolase family protein translates to MRTSAYWRRLLGFTVASALFVIPFRFLIVNAVVDPSAVENAKPNQEVTSTNSTGGVYDGVLMKMSDLSYADLNPYRHQTLGDLESLSAKYKGPSGVYKQVEYVDNHDWHIPYPAANQLFFSDMKDWRIIATDDEETEVGFYAVAYQKGNTIVIAYRGTNDVADLLSDAGIYLQVSEWIDQLAPAQHFVDQVRSSLPQGQYQVVFTGHSMGAWLAQRMYVTYLNKYPAWHVAGATVFDSIGTHFHPDVSGVTHVKDYRYQGDVFSHYGSSLGQEIEVKDPTPGQSLYDKHQMHDFYPYFYPVHSAQLRQSTTVVV, encoded by the coding sequence ATGAGGACTTCCGCGTACTGGAGAAGATTACTCGGATTCACTGTCGCATCTGCTCTCTTCGTCATTCCTTTTCGGTTTCTCATTGTCAATGCCGTGGTTGATCCGTCGGCAGTCGAGAACGCGAAACCGAATCAGGAAGTGACCAGCACGAACAGTACCGGCGGGGTGTATGACGGCGTCCTAATGAAGATGTCGGATTTGTCTTATGCAGACTTGAACCCCTATAGGCATCAAACACTCGGGGACTTGGAATCCTTGTCTGCCAAATACAAAGGTCCAAGTGGTGTATACAAGCAAGTTGAATACGTTGACAATCATGACTGGCATATTCCGTATCCCGCTGCGAATCAGTTGTTTTTCTCCGACATGAAGGACTGGAGAATTATTGCAACGGACGATGAGGAAACTGAGGTTGGATTTTACGCCGTAGCCTATCAAAAGGGAAATACTATCGTCATCGCCTATCGGGGGACGAATGACGTAGCCGACTTGTTGTCGGACGCTGGAATATATCTGCAGGTTTCAGAATGGATTGATCAATTAGCACCTGCACAACATTTCGTGGATCAAGTTCGGTCAAGCTTACCTCAGGGTCAGTATCAAGTGGTGTTCACTGGACATTCCATGGGTGCATGGCTGGCACAACGAATGTATGTGACGTATCTCAATAAATATCCAGCTTGGCATGTGGCTGGGGCGACTGTGTTTGATTCTATCGGGACGCACTTTCATCCAGACGTTTCTGGCGTGACGCACGTCAAGGACTATCGTTACCAGGGGGATGTGTTCAGTCATTATGGTTCGTCCCTAGGACAAGAAATTGAAGTCAAGGACCCGACACCAGGTCAGTCCTTATATGATAAACACCAGATGCACGATTTTTACCCATACTTCTACCCGGTTCATTCTGCACAACTGCGTCAGAGTACAACAGTCGTGGTCTGA
- a CDS encoding alpha/beta hydrolase: MPKHSVSLKVDENTTLFGHVWSPESRSSIPAVVVLLHGMGEHIGRYESFAQVLNREGYVVYGHDQRGHGKTGEATTSHGYLGPNGFQQLVDDAAQMVHLVKDAHPNVPVVLFGHSMGSFVAQSFLSRHAGKIDACVLCGSNGPEGRLLLVARYLAKRYARKFGVHAESKLLTKLTFGAYNRAFRPNRTPFDWLTRDTDALQAYLSDSQCGFPLSAASMHDMFTELGEIFRRERMSQIPRDLPIFIIAGEADPVGHQGKGIYRLIDVYRKAGLTAVSYRIYPQARHELLHEINRETVYQDILAWLDSAVRDKLA, encoded by the coding sequence TTGCCAAAACATTCCGTATCGCTAAAAGTGGATGAGAACACAACGCTGTTCGGTCACGTCTGGTCCCCAGAATCCAGATCATCGATACCTGCTGTTGTTGTTCTTCTCCACGGAATGGGTGAACACATTGGTCGCTACGAATCGTTTGCACAGGTTCTTAATCGCGAAGGATATGTCGTATATGGCCATGATCAACGGGGTCACGGCAAAACGGGTGAGGCTACAACATCACATGGCTACCTTGGCCCGAACGGGTTTCAGCAACTAGTAGACGACGCTGCCCAGATGGTGCACTTAGTAAAAGATGCACATCCAAACGTTCCAGTGGTTCTTTTTGGGCACAGTATGGGGTCCTTCGTTGCACAATCGTTCTTGTCGCGCCATGCCGGAAAAATTGATGCATGCGTTTTATGCGGCAGCAACGGACCCGAAGGACGGTTGCTGCTCGTCGCTCGATACTTGGCCAAGAGGTATGCGAGAAAATTTGGAGTTCATGCCGAAAGCAAACTTTTGACGAAATTGACTTTTGGTGCATATAACCGCGCATTCCGTCCGAATCGGACACCATTTGACTGGTTGACCCGCGACACGGATGCCCTTCAAGCGTATTTATCGGACTCACAGTGCGGTTTTCCGCTGTCCGCGGCGTCAATGCACGACATGTTCACAGAATTGGGCGAAATCTTCCGCCGTGAGCGTATGAGCCAAATCCCGCGAGATTTACCCATTTTTATCATTGCTGGGGAGGCCGATCCCGTTGGTCACCAAGGCAAAGGAATATACCGCCTCATCGATGTCTATCGAAAAGCGGGACTGACAGCTGTTTCCTATCGTATCTATCCTCAGGCTAGACACGAACTCCTTCATGAAATCAATCGGGAGACAGTGTACCAAGACATTCTCGCATGGCTTGATTCAGCCGTTAGAGACAAGTTGGCGTAG
- a CDS encoding S9 family peptidase — MTQRTITVEDFARFKLVGKLTASPKGRTVLFEEQTTALKDDEYHTQIKLADLETGRIRPFASNGKRNTLPKWAPDGSKVAFLSDRELGTQIWTMPADGGEAVRLTRFRHGIADFAWAPDNRSIFALVYAGPHEDVSTYAQDVKTSDIEESIKSDEKSWSESPKRYNRLYYKSDGAGLSKLRYTQLVQINLDTLEFRQLTHGDESLSNPTPSPDGRYVLFTKGRDPDTQWWFSDLYKIDLASREIQLVSDELIYRQVVYSPNGDYLAALAMDQTFYEYRSASHIKLYLLTTDGKIISHLTADFPDDLTDSSLTDLRANVADEVLRWSVDSDYIYVLSTREGKSEVVRFDVAGDSPQGEIVIGGLRDIYAFDIVTDSTIAFAYATQTNPSTLSTATVHVTPHAVRPGRSPWEPMSSVEENPVPWGDNESVLYDPNKAFLLEVELSIPEPYFYQSTDDWWVQGWVMRPTGFEDGKKYPVILEIHGGPQLNFGYAMFHEMQWFAAQGYAVVYTNPRGGKSYGQTFVNAVRHHYGEGDAADVVNGLDAALKTYDFLDGSRVAVTGGSYGGFMTNWLVGHTNRFFAAVSQRSISNWISFFGCSDIGPLFVESQLVDSAEGNLARLWEMSPLAYVQNVETPILMLHSEQDLRCPIEQAEQFYTWLRRSGKDAELLRIPNASHGLSRNGKPSLRVKRLQSIFSYIHHRLPEPNNL; from the coding sequence ATGACCCAGCGTACCATCACAGTAGAAGACTTTGCGAGGTTCAAATTGGTCGGGAAGCTAACAGCCTCGCCAAAGGGACGCACCGTTCTTTTTGAGGAACAGACTACAGCCCTAAAGGACGATGAATACCACACTCAGATTAAGCTTGCAGATCTAGAAACCGGACGCATCCGACCATTCGCCTCGAACGGAAAGCGAAACACGCTCCCGAAGTGGGCTCCAGATGGTTCGAAAGTTGCTTTCCTCAGCGATCGAGAACTGGGTACGCAAATTTGGACAATGCCCGCCGACGGTGGAGAAGCAGTTCGCTTAACGAGATTTCGTCATGGTATAGCGGACTTTGCGTGGGCTCCTGACAATCGTTCAATTTTTGCATTAGTATACGCTGGACCTCACGAAGACGTGTCCACCTATGCGCAGGACGTAAAGACTTCAGACATTGAAGAGTCCATTAAAAGTGATGAGAAGTCCTGGTCGGAATCCCCGAAGCGTTATAACCGACTGTATTATAAAAGTGACGGTGCCGGTCTATCGAAACTACGATACACCCAGCTAGTTCAAATAAACTTGGACACTTTGGAGTTCCGCCAACTTACGCATGGCGACGAGTCCCTAAGTAACCCAACTCCGTCCCCGGACGGGAGATATGTACTCTTCACGAAAGGACGCGATCCGGACACACAGTGGTGGTTCTCCGATTTATACAAAATCGACTTGGCATCTCGTGAAATTCAACTCGTCTCAGACGAGCTGATTTACCGGCAGGTGGTGTATTCTCCAAATGGCGACTATCTAGCCGCACTTGCCATGGACCAAACATTTTATGAGTACCGAAGTGCCTCACACATAAAGTTATATTTGTTGACCACAGACGGTAAAATCATTTCTCATCTGACTGCGGATTTTCCCGATGATTTAACGGATTCAAGTTTAACGGATCTACGCGCTAATGTCGCTGACGAAGTGCTTCGTTGGTCCGTGGACAGTGACTACATATATGTGTTATCGACTCGAGAAGGAAAAAGTGAAGTTGTGCGTTTTGATGTAGCTGGTGACAGTCCGCAAGGCGAGATCGTTATTGGAGGATTGCGAGACATATACGCTTTTGACATCGTGACCGATTCGACGATCGCGTTCGCGTACGCCACTCAAACGAATCCCAGCACGCTTTCAACTGCAACCGTTCACGTGACACCGCACGCGGTCCGCCCAGGTCGAAGCCCTTGGGAGCCCATGTCTAGTGTGGAAGAAAACCCTGTACCATGGGGCGACAACGAGTCGGTACTATACGACCCGAACAAAGCGTTCCTTTTGGAAGTTGAACTTTCCATACCTGAGCCGTACTTTTATCAATCCACCGACGATTGGTGGGTCCAAGGGTGGGTGATGCGCCCAACAGGGTTTGAGGACGGGAAAAAGTATCCAGTCATTTTAGAAATTCACGGTGGCCCACAGCTTAATTTCGGTTATGCCATGTTCCATGAAATGCAGTGGTTTGCTGCTCAAGGATATGCAGTTGTCTACACGAACCCACGTGGGGGAAAGAGTTACGGGCAGACGTTCGTAAATGCTGTTCGTCACCACTACGGTGAAGGTGATGCGGCCGACGTGGTAAATGGACTGGACGCAGCACTGAAGACGTATGATTTCCTTGATGGCAGCCGTGTTGCCGTAACCGGTGGAAGCTATGGGGGATTCATGACAAACTGGCTCGTTGGTCACACCAACAGATTCTTTGCAGCTGTGTCACAGCGTTCCATCTCAAATTGGATATCCTTCTTCGGGTGCAGCGACATCGGTCCATTGTTTGTGGAGTCACAGTTGGTTGATAGCGCGGAGGGGAATCTGGCAAGGCTGTGGGAAATGTCTCCCTTAGCATATGTCCAAAACGTTGAGACACCTATTCTCATGCTCCACTCTGAGCAGGACTTGCGCTGTCCAATTGAGCAGGCTGAGCAGTTTTATACGTGGCTTCGTCGGTCGGGGAAGGACGCTGAACTCCTGCGGATTCCCAATGCCAGTCATGGTTTGTCGAGAAACGGAAAACCTTCGCTGCGGGTGAAACGATTACAATCCATTTTTAGTTACATTCATCATCGACTGCCAGAACCAAACAACCTGTAA
- the yjjX gene encoding inosine/xanthosine triphosphatase — protein MKIAVGTKNPAKLQAVTLAFEKMGYNATITGVNVPSDVSDQPFSDDETVRGAINRATAALAAGAYDFGIGLEGGVVDTKYGMMLSNWCAIVSPQEPVSLGGGVRMLLPETIAAEVRQGRELGHVIDDWAGRHDVAKGEGTIGILTHGHITRSAMFRDAVICAFSPFALRGDNA, from the coding sequence TTGAAAATTGCTGTTGGTACGAAGAATCCGGCCAAACTTCAAGCTGTGACGCTCGCGTTTGAAAAAATGGGGTATAACGCGACAATAACAGGCGTAAATGTACCCTCAGACGTGTCCGATCAACCGTTTTCCGACGACGAGACAGTGCGAGGGGCAATCAACCGGGCCACTGCGGCACTCGCCGCCGGAGCGTACGACTTTGGTATCGGCTTAGAAGGTGGTGTGGTGGACACGAAGTACGGCATGATGCTGAGCAACTGGTGTGCAATTGTCAGCCCCCAGGAACCCGTGAGTCTCGGTGGGGGTGTTCGCATGCTTCTCCCGGAAACCATTGCAGCGGAAGTACGCCAGGGCCGGGAACTCGGCCACGTTATCGATGACTGGGCCGGCCGACACGACGTGGCAAAGGGAGAAGGGACCATTGGCATCCTGACTCACGGACACATCACCCGATCCGCCATGTTCCGCGACGCTGTCATCTGCGCATTCTCACCGTTTGCCCTACGCGGCGATAACGCTTAG
- a CDS encoding bifunctional diguanylate cyclase/phosphodiesterase, protein MSLRDFIMQTVRRLNKTTNPFVNSIIGEYISREPIGLICMTVTEMDQLREQGGTEHCKAILRRIDERVASILSIAACGVIAHRVVSDDLFVLVSFPNSCLNLSTILYNAAEELKSHLVKSLDSIVAVGEKRINFHFGTTVVRPHPDLAIDSLLYKGMIDVLFQAKLSRDTNHREQLAEFMDIVQHGRIRTHYQPIVSLWTGDTFGYEGLSRGPENTPFASPLRLFDFAEREGQLHALEEVALQSAMVHFQPAPAATKLFLNINSSTFTEKDFVVDRLLSILEHRELKPYDVVLEITERSAISDFAQFARILERCRRSGYLIAVDDAGAGYSSLQTIAEVKPDFIKIDRSLVNGIDRDRVKETLVASLCQAAIACNSKVIAEGIETYEELERVAQLGVPYVQGFLLSRPTPNVRPISAGVTAMLQQAMTSVRPPVDVTTIGQIAKDVHTFPAYVEASKVVDFFHTNEHVTGIVVTQNDRPIGLVMREKLFRKLATKYGVSLFWNRSIDEVMDRQPLILDESVSVENSSVLSMGRHVDQLYDLIIVTRNGALHGGVTVQTILNTVTNAQLELARDANPLTGLPGNRRIDLELSRRVSAEQPFSVIYIDLDHFKWFNDAFGFQKGDQAIRCVADVIRRVLTERQLPDIFVGHIGGDDFILFTPSDALSLVQSVRTKFDDEINQQFPLLKNRNWTVRSREGAIIETSGLTLSISILHCEPPFTGVTQETLAAYSGELKRQAKSKGGNRITIGLYNDFNQMDLERV, encoded by the coding sequence GTGTCACTACGGGATTTCATCATGCAGACGGTTCGACGATTAAATAAGACCACAAATCCATTTGTCAATTCCATCATTGGCGAATATATATCCCGTGAGCCAATCGGACTGATTTGCATGACTGTCACGGAGATGGATCAATTACGGGAACAAGGTGGTACTGAGCACTGCAAAGCAATTCTCAGGCGCATTGATGAACGGGTGGCATCCATTCTCTCAATCGCCGCTTGCGGCGTCATCGCACATCGGGTTGTGTCTGACGACCTATTTGTCTTGGTTAGTTTTCCTAACTCCTGTTTAAACTTATCGACCATACTGTATAACGCAGCTGAGGAATTGAAATCACACCTCGTCAAATCTCTCGACTCTATTGTGGCTGTGGGGGAGAAACGTATCAATTTTCACTTCGGGACAACCGTTGTTCGACCCCATCCTGACCTTGCAATCGATTCTCTATTATACAAAGGAATGATTGACGTCCTGTTTCAAGCGAAACTCAGTCGTGACACAAATCACCGAGAACAACTGGCAGAGTTTATGGACATTGTTCAACACGGTCGTATCCGTACCCACTATCAGCCAATCGTATCATTATGGACCGGAGACACGTTCGGATACGAAGGGCTGTCACGTGGTCCAGAGAACACGCCATTTGCATCACCACTCCGACTGTTTGATTTCGCCGAACGAGAAGGTCAACTGCATGCGCTAGAGGAAGTAGCACTACAATCGGCCATGGTTCACTTTCAACCCGCCCCCGCGGCCACGAAATTATTTCTCAATATCAATTCGTCCACGTTTACTGAAAAAGATTTCGTCGTCGATCGCTTACTCTCCATTCTTGAACATCGGGAACTAAAACCGTACGATGTTGTCTTGGAAATCACAGAGCGTAGTGCAATTTCCGATTTTGCGCAGTTTGCACGAATTCTGGAACGGTGTCGACGAAGTGGCTATCTCATCGCTGTCGACGACGCCGGAGCGGGATATTCCAGTTTACAAACGATTGCCGAGGTAAAGCCGGATTTTATCAAGATCGACCGGAGCCTTGTGAATGGAATTGATCGAGATCGGGTGAAGGAGACCCTAGTAGCATCACTATGTCAAGCAGCTATAGCTTGTAACTCGAAGGTTATTGCGGAGGGAATTGAGACATACGAAGAACTGGAGCGCGTTGCCCAATTAGGCGTACCGTACGTTCAAGGATTCTTGTTGAGCCGTCCGACACCTAATGTACGTCCAATTTCGGCAGGGGTAACTGCTATGTTGCAACAAGCCATGACGAGTGTTCGCCCACCAGTCGACGTGACAACGATTGGCCAAATTGCCAAGGACGTACATACGTTTCCAGCGTATGTCGAAGCAAGTAAAGTGGTTGATTTCTTTCATACAAACGAACATGTGACTGGTATTGTGGTCACGCAAAACGATCGCCCGATTGGACTCGTTATGCGCGAGAAACTGTTTCGCAAACTGGCTACAAAGTATGGCGTTTCACTATTCTGGAACCGCAGTATCGATGAAGTGATGGATCGGCAACCACTTATTTTGGACGAGTCTGTGTCCGTCGAGAATTCATCCGTGCTTTCGATGGGACGCCATGTCGACCAGTTATACGATCTCATCATTGTCACGCGAAACGGGGCACTACATGGTGGTGTGACGGTTCAAACGATTCTAAATACAGTTACCAATGCGCAATTGGAGTTAGCACGGGATGCAAATCCGCTGACGGGTCTGCCGGGCAACCGACGGATCGATCTCGAGTTGTCCAGACGTGTGTCTGCTGAACAGCCATTTTCCGTAATATACATTGATTTAGACCATTTCAAATGGTTTAATGATGCCTTTGGGTTTCAAAAAGGTGATCAGGCCATTCGATGTGTAGCGGATGTAATTCGAAGGGTTCTGACGGAACGACAACTACCAGACATATTCGTCGGTCACATTGGGGGTGACGACTTTATACTGTTCACACCTTCCGATGCCCTGTCTCTTGTTCAGTCCGTCCGAACGAAATTCGACGATGAAATCAACCAACAATTTCCGTTGTTGAAGAATAGAAATTGGACGGTTCGCAGCAGGGAGGGAGCAATCATCGAAACATCCGGTCTAACTCTCTCCATCTCCATCTTACACTGTGAGCCCCCGTTTACCGGCGTTACACAAGAAACGCTTGCAGCCTACTCGGGAGAGCTAAAGCGCCAGGCAAAGTCAAAGGGAGGCAACAGGATCACGATCGGTTTATACAATGATTTTAACCAAATGGACTTAGAAAGAGTATGA
- a CDS encoding NRAMP family divalent metal transporter, which produces MRVLFQSQSKQPFRRLITILATFGPGVIVMLANTDAGCIITAAQSGAQWGYAMVLPQIILIPIVYLVQEITVRLGIATGKGHGDLIRERFGRKWAIFSVSTLFLSAIGALVTEFSGIAGVGELFGISPHYSVSVATIVLVLMGLTGSYKRVERIGIAMGLFELLLVPAALMAHPSGKQLVQGLGTLPLDNPNYVFLLAANVGAVIMPWMIFYQQSAVVDRKLGRQHLRGARIDTAVGSLLTQIVMIAVVVMIAATIGRHDPGKALDTVAQISQGLLPFLGATGAKVIFGLGMLGASFVAALVVSLAGAWGIGEVAGFKHSVNHKVKDAKWFYLIYTAAHVGGAILVFSGINLVNLAVDTEVMNALLLPIVLSFLLVLEAKVLPKEWRMTGVYKYIVWSISTIVMLFGVYMGIKVIF; this is translated from the coding sequence ATGAGAGTACTGTTTCAGTCACAGTCAAAACAGCCTTTTCGAAGACTGATAACCATTTTGGCCACCTTTGGCCCAGGCGTAATCGTGATGCTCGCAAATACAGATGCCGGCTGTATCATTACTGCCGCACAGTCTGGTGCGCAGTGGGGATATGCGATGGTGCTACCCCAAATTATTTTAATTCCTATCGTCTATTTGGTACAAGAGATTACTGTACGACTTGGTATTGCGACAGGAAAAGGGCACGGTGACTTGATCCGTGAACGTTTTGGGCGCAAGTGGGCTATCTTTTCTGTGTCGACATTGTTTCTATCCGCAATTGGCGCTTTGGTTACGGAGTTCAGTGGAATAGCTGGGGTAGGGGAGCTATTTGGGATCTCTCCACATTACAGCGTATCCGTCGCAACCATCGTCCTCGTCTTGATGGGTCTGACCGGAAGTTATAAGCGTGTCGAACGCATTGGGATCGCCATGGGCCTATTTGAATTACTCCTGGTACCCGCAGCATTGATGGCCCACCCGAGTGGGAAACAACTGGTTCAGGGGTTGGGCACACTGCCGCTAGACAATCCGAATTACGTATTCCTCTTGGCAGCAAATGTAGGCGCCGTTATTATGCCATGGATGATTTTTTATCAACAATCTGCTGTGGTGGATCGAAAGCTGGGGCGCCAGCACTTGCGGGGCGCTCGGATCGATACCGCCGTCGGTTCATTGCTCACGCAAATCGTTATGATCGCCGTGGTTGTTATGATTGCTGCGACCATTGGCCGGCATGATCCTGGAAAGGCGCTCGACACCGTGGCGCAGATTTCCCAGGGACTGCTGCCGTTCCTTGGCGCAACAGGAGCGAAGGTTATTTTTGGACTCGGAATGCTCGGTGCCAGTTTTGTTGCTGCATTGGTTGTATCCTTGGCAGGCGCTTGGGGGATTGGGGAGGTTGCTGGATTTAAACACAGCGTCAATCACAAGGTGAAGGACGCGAAATGGTTCTATCTAATTTACACGGCCGCACACGTTGGAGGCGCGATTCTCGTTTTCAGCGGCATCAATCTCGTTAACCTTGCTGTTGATACGGAAGTCATGAACGCACTCTTGTTGCCCATTGTTCTCAGTTTCCTACTTGTCTTAGAAGCGAAAGTTTTACCGAAGGAATGGCGCATGACAGGCGTATACAAGTATATCGTCTGGTCAATATCGACAATTGTCATGCTATTTGGTGTGTACATGGGCATCAAAGTTATTTTTTAG
- a CDS encoding DMT family transporter: protein MTLAVVDLLMLIGLAALWGASFLFMRVAVPILGPFLLIDMRVLIAAASLVVYAAAMRHRIQILEKWKSYMILGAINAAIPFCLISIAELKLSAALAAILNATTPMFTAVVARFWLGDTFTWRKIVGLILGLFGVFVAVGGTSIIHGQSPVAWAICSLLAALSYGFGGVYSARAFKQERPMNLAIGQQLAAGIWLLPLDLVWRPHKQMTTTVLVSVLALAILSTALAYLFYFQLMQRVGPVKTISVTFLVPIFGLVWGAAFLHEPLTWRLIAALIIILVSVGLVMNVQFRKRREQLTAQVPVSTDK from the coding sequence TTGACGTTGGCCGTGGTGGACTTATTGATGCTTATCGGACTAGCTGCGTTGTGGGGTGCGTCCTTTTTGTTCATGAGGGTTGCTGTACCGATTCTTGGGCCATTTCTTCTGATTGACATGCGTGTTCTCATTGCCGCAGCGTCGCTGGTTGTCTACGCAGCCGCTATGCGTCATCGCATTCAAATTCTTGAGAAATGGAAGTCCTACATGATTTTAGGAGCCATTAATGCTGCGATACCTTTTTGCCTCATTTCAATCGCTGAGTTGAAATTGTCAGCCGCGTTAGCCGCGATTTTGAACGCGACAACACCCATGTTTACGGCCGTCGTCGCTCGGTTTTGGCTCGGTGACACCTTCACCTGGCGAAAAATTGTAGGCTTGATTCTTGGGTTATTTGGGGTTTTCGTTGCTGTTGGCGGGACTTCCATCATACATGGTCAATCTCCGGTAGCATGGGCTATCTGTTCACTATTAGCAGCGCTTTCCTATGGGTTCGGTGGAGTTTACTCGGCGCGTGCATTTAAGCAAGAGCGGCCCATGAATTTAGCAATCGGACAGCAACTCGCGGCTGGTATCTGGCTGTTGCCTCTGGACCTGGTATGGCGTCCGCACAAACAGATGACGACCACCGTTCTCGTGTCTGTTCTGGCTCTAGCTATTCTCTCGACAGCTCTAGCGTATTTGTTTTATTTCCAGCTCATGCAGCGAGTGGGACCCGTCAAAACGATCAGCGTTACGTTTCTCGTCCCTATCTTCGGGTTAGTTTGGGGTGCGGCGTTCCTCCACGAACCACTCACGTGGCGACTGATTGCGGCCCTCATCATCATTCTTGTCAGCGTCGGCCTCGTGATGAACGTTCAGTTTCGCAAAAGGAGGGAACAGTTAACAGCCCAGGTTCCCGTCAGTACAGATAAGTAA
- the csaA gene encoding chaperone CsaA yields the protein MATIDDFLKLDLRVGTVTEAVPFPEARVPAIKMKIDFGPSIGVKQSSAQITKRYTPDQLVGRQVVAVVNLPPRRIAGFQSEVLVMGGVPEKGDVVLLGLDEAVPNGTPIA from the coding sequence GTGGCAACGATTGATGATTTTTTAAAGCTTGATCTTCGTGTGGGTACAGTCACCGAGGCAGTGCCTTTTCCGGAGGCTCGAGTGCCAGCCATTAAAATGAAAATTGATTTCGGGCCTTCAATCGGTGTCAAGCAGTCGAGCGCACAGATTACAAAGCGATATACGCCCGACCAACTCGTTGGCAGGCAGGTGGTCGCTGTCGTTAATCTTCCACCCCGTCGAATCGCGGGATTTCAATCCGAAGTACTTGTGATGGGGGGCGTACCCGAAAAAGGAGACGTTGTTTTGCTGGGGTTGGATGAAGCCGTGCCAAACGGAACGCCAATCGCCTAA
- a CDS encoding FAD-dependent oxidoreductase: MHFDVVVVGGGSAGVAAAIGAANSGVRTILIEKNPYFGGAATHSSVLTVCGLFAQQEPLLQVVGGVANQFLDTLQRLGAYPGPFRNPGSGNVIVPLDAEATKYALDQCVVQAGVTPRLHCNVTNVVISDGSIQAVQCFDHSGSFEIEAAAFVDASGEGDLTSLAGGKVRFGDDEGQVQAATLVMRIGGVPADASLSRQAFADAVHLAKAAGDTVLTKEKGMAVRLPGSGHILAMFADEVVNGLDSASLTKAEMSARNQAWHYLDVFRSHMPGFEQAYLVQTGPSIGVRETRHVKGHYTLTGEDALNGVRHEDVVARGGWPVEIHQPGQPAVYRQIKDRAYYDIPLRSLDVEGIENLWSAGRIIDCDPVAFASSRVMGTSFGTGHAAGVAAGLYAAIKHADIRDVQEELRRQGAYI; encoded by the coding sequence ATGCATTTTGATGTGGTCGTCGTCGGTGGTGGCTCCGCTGGTGTGGCGGCGGCTATTGGCGCGGCAAATTCTGGGGTGCGAACGATCCTCATTGAGAAGAATCCCTATTTCGGAGGGGCTGCAACGCACAGTTCTGTTTTGACTGTGTGCGGCTTATTCGCACAACAGGAACCGCTTTTGCAAGTTGTCGGAGGTGTGGCGAATCAATTCCTGGATACCCTGCAGCGACTGGGTGCGTACCCCGGCCCCTTCCGAAATCCTGGTTCCGGCAACGTCATTGTTCCCCTTGACGCGGAAGCGACAAAGTATGCCCTGGACCAGTGTGTTGTCCAAGCAGGTGTCACACCTCGGCTTCACTGTAATGTGACGAATGTGGTCATATCCGACGGATCGATTCAAGCCGTCCAGTGTTTTGATCATAGTGGGTCATTTGAAATCGAGGCAGCAGCTTTCGTAGACGCCAGCGGCGAAGGAGACTTAACGTCACTCGCAGGCGGTAAAGTCAGATTTGGAGACGACGAAGGTCAAGTACAGGCGGCTACGCTCGTGATGCGCATTGGCGGGGTACCTGCAGATGCATCCTTATCTCGTCAAGCGTTTGCGGACGCCGTGCACCTTGCCAAAGCCGCTGGAGATACGGTCTTGACGAAAGAGAAAGGAATGGCGGTTCGACTCCCTGGTTCCGGACACATTCTCGCGATGTTCGCGGATGAGGTGGTCAATGGTCTTGATTCGGCAAGTCTTACAAAAGCAGAGATGTCTGCACGGAATCAGGCATGGCATTATCTCGATGTCTTTCGCAGCCACATGCCTGGATTTGAACAAGCGTACCTGGTTCAAACGGGTCCGTCTATTGGCGTTCGCGAAACACGTCACGTCAAGGGCCATTATACGCTGACCGGTGAAGATGCCTTGAACGGCGTAAGACACGAGGATGTCGTCGCCCGTGGAGGCTGGCCCGTTGAGATTCACCAACCTGGTCAACCCGCAGTTTATCGCCAAATCAAAGACCGAGCCTATTATGATATACCTCTCCGATCACTAGACGTTGAAGGGATTGAAAATCTCTGGTCCGCGGGCCGGATCATTGATTGCGATCCGGTCGCATTCGCCTCTTCGCGCGTCATGGGGACATCATTCGGAACCGGTCACGCGGCAGGCGTTGCAGCAGGATTGTATGCGGCAATCAAGCACGCTGATATTCGCGACGTACAAGAGGAGCTTCGTCGCCAAGGTGCATATATCTAA